The sequence below is a genomic window from Oceanispirochaeta sp..
CCCAGAGAGCGTTCGTTGAAGAGTCCAGTGACCGGGTCTCTGAACTCATAATTAAAAAGTTTGGCTTCAATTTCACCCAACTTCGAAATATCATGGGAAAAAACAAGGGCATGGCTGATCTTCTCGGGGGACTCCCTATAAGGATAGTAGGAGACGTGCATATACCTGTAATCCAGCCCAAACTCAAAGCGGTCCACATAGTGGATCTCTTCGCCCTCAAAACAGCGGTCCAGATAGCTTTTGATTGTATTTTTGAATTTCTCTTCTCCCCAGACCGTGGAGATGTGGGAGCCCAGGAGATCTGCCTTCTTCCGTTCGATAATATGGCAGTATGAATCGTTGGCAACCTCATAGCAATAATCCCTGTTTATGAGTGTAATCATGTCGCTGGAGGTGTTGATGATGTATTTGTACTTTTCTTC
It includes:
- a CDS encoding PAS domain-containing protein, which codes for MGNPEEKYKYIINTSSDMITLINRDYCYEVANDSYCHIIERKKADLLGSHISTVWGEEKFKNTIKSYLDRCFEGEEIHYVDRFEFGLDYRYMHVSYYPYRESPEKISHALVFSHDISKLGEIEAKLFNYEFRDPVTGLFNERSLG